The genome window ATGGTATCCGATTCGATATCGGTCACGAAACCGTACTTGTACTCCCGATTGACCAGAGCCTCGACGGACGAACTCATCCTTCCTCCTCAACGGCAGCGCCGCCGGTGGCGACGCGATAACTGCAAGTCCCACAGCCGCCCGCGATCCGCGAGCGACGTTCAACCGGAACGCCAAAGACCTGTGCCAGGAAGCGTTCCTCGGCCGCACAGACTTCGGGAAAACGCTCGGCGATGAGACGATGCGGACAGTTGTGCTCGGTCAATAGTCCGCCCTCGGCCGCTTCGGCCCAGGTCGCCATGTAGCCCTCGGCGTCGAGCGCGCGGGCGATGACTTCACCGCGCATCGCGGGTGGGACATCGCGTGTCTCGACTTCGAGCCGCACCGCGAGGGCGCGATACTGATTCTCGAGGAAGCGGACGGCCGCGTCGCGGCCTTCGCTCTTGACGACGTGATCGAGCAGGTCGGCCACGGCCCGTTCGTAGCGATCCGGGAAGAGCGCGTGACCCTGAGGGGTGAGCCGGAAGGCGTGCGCGGGAGCACCCACAGCGCGCTGTTCGCGGTCGAACACCACGACTCCTTCCACCTCGAGTTCCTTGAGGTGGTGACGCACCGCATTGAGGGAGCAGCCGAGCGCCTGACCCAGTTCACCGGCGGTGGCCTGCCCGGTGCGCTTCAGGTGCAGCAGGATTGAGCCCCGGGGGCCGCGGTGGCCGACGGGTGCTGAGCCCTGCGAGGCCTCGGGAGCTCGATAGTTGGCGATGGACGTCATCAGGGGGGCAATCCTAGGTTCGACAGTCGGAATTGTCAATTCACACCAAGTGATTGGTATGAACTAAAGACGCCAAGCCGTTGTGCCAACCTGCAACGTGTCGCCGTGCCCCTTATCTCCTCGCATTCCGGGAGGTAGCGTCTCGGTACCTCCCCACCCTCACGCGGACCCGTCCAATGCGCTTCTCCACCCTCGCCGTGGTTCTGGCCTGCTGCCTGGCGACCACCCCGCTCGTCGCCCAGACTGCCGCTCCGGCGGCCGCGACTCCGGCGCCGTTGAAGCTGGCAGCCGGGACCTATCTCGTCGCTGGCCGTGATTCGACCCGCCCGATTCCGCCGGATATCACTTTCGTGTTCCACGAGGATGGCTCATTCGAAATCAATGTCCCGGCGGGGGAGCCAATTCTCGGAATGATCCAGCAGAAGGATGGTCTACTACTCTGGGTTGAGGCGCGATGCGCCGAGACGGGGAGCTATTTCGTGCGCGCTGAAGGGAAGGGATTCTTTCTCGAAGCGAGGGAGGACGAGTGCGCGGGTCGGAAGGAGCAGTTGGGGCTCGTGCGATTCATGCCGGCACCGAAACGCTAGAACCAGCGACCGACCCGGAGGTAAAGCGCTTCACGGCCCGCGTCGTTCCAGCCGTATTCGACGCGGACCGGCCCGAGCGGCGTGTCGCTCCCGACACCAACCCGCCCGCCCCAGATCCACCCTCCACGCCCGAAGAGATCGCCGACCACGATGGGCTGGAGGAGCTGGCTGCCGACCAGCGTGTTCGGCAGCTTGCCGAATGCAGTGCGACCGTAGGCGCCAATGACCCGCACTCGAAGCGGTCCGATCAGCCGATGAGAGAGTGCGACCGATGTGAACGCTTCGCGATCACCCCGTCGCTCGCCCAGATGAAGCCCCGGAAATCCTTCGTCGCCGCCGAGCGGAAAGGCGATCCCCGGCGGAAGTTTTTCGCCAACACCCAGGCGAATGCGTTGTTCGAGTCGGATGCCGGCGAATACTGCCCCGATGTTCATCTCAAGCGCCGCGAGTGAGTACTGCGTGGTCCAGGCCACTGTGACGCGTGCGACGCGATCGCGTGACGCGCCAAATTTTTCAGCCGTGACGCGCGGGCCATAACTTGAGGCGGTCGTTGCGACATCGGTGAGCAGGTTGGTCGCGTCCCAGGTACGCCACTCGCCACCGAGGAAGAGGTGGATGCTCTTGCCGATGTTGCGCTCGAGACCTCCGGTCGCCACGACGTCGCGATAGTCGGCTGCAGCAAGCTCAAGTCCCGTGGCACTGAACCGGCGCAACTCCTCGCTGCTCGCGTGCAGGATTCCGACCGGCGAATACGAAGGGAGACCGAGCATGGTCGGGCGCCGCACAGTGAGTTCGCCGTCGCGGCGAAAGCGACCGAGAGTCACCACAGCCGAGCCCTCGGCGTGCACGAGCGGGATGCGTCGATCGAGCAGACCACCCCAGACTCGACCGCCGAGTTCGGTGTCGTAGGCCAGGCCAAGACCCCCAACACGGCGCGGCTGGCGCACGAGCACAGGACGGAAAGTCACCGAGTCGCCTGAACCGCTGGGCGAGAGCCAGATCTCGCGGAAGACATCCCGATCGGCGAGATCCTGCATCCGCTTGCGCAGATTGACGAGATCCACAGGACGGCCGGGTGCCAGATCGAGCGCGCGCTCCACGAGCCGGGTGCCTTCATCGTCGGCGGTCGCTACGGCGACTGCGGTCATGCGATGCGGCAACGCAACCGCACGCGTCGGCACGGTGACGGGCGCAAGCGGGCGACAGCTCCAATTGGCGATACCGCTGCGGGCTGCGCGCTCACCTAGTCCGATGAGTGAGTCGATGGTCGCCGGCGCGAAGTCGAGTGACCCGAAACCCTCGACCGGCGTGCGCAGCATGAGATCGCCTTGCACGAGCGAGTCGGCAGGCTGACGGAAGAGCCAGTTGAGCAGTCGATCGGCAACGACGAGCGGTGAGGCGAGGTTGAGGGAGTCGATGGGGTGCTCGGTCACATCACTGACCACGACACGGTGTGCGCCACTCGCCCGCGCGGCCGCGACAGGAATGTTGGCCGAGAGTCCGCCATCGACGAGCATCCGCTGACCCACGCGCACGGGGGCGAAGACGAGCGGGATCGCGATGGAGGCGCGCACCGCCTGCGCGAGATCGCCACCCTTGAGCACGACGGCACTGCGATCCCGCAGATCGGTCGCCACGATGCGCAGCGGGATCGGCAGTCTATCGAAGTCGTCGCGGGCGAGCAGGTTGCCCCGCAGCATCGTGACGTTGAGCAGGTCGTTGACATCACCCTGTCGCAGCGCCGCACTCCGCAGGGCGAAGCCACCCTCACCGCTTTCCCAGACCACGAGGGGAAGCAGCGGGCCCCAGGCCCGCGGTCCGAGCGCGGCGGTCGTCTTGAACAGGTTGGTGAAGGTGCTGGCGCGCGCGAGTGAATCGATGGTGCTGCCGCTGAGGCCCGACGAGTAGAGGGCACCGATCACGGCGCCCATCGAGGTGCCAATCACCAGGTCTGGGCGGATGCCGGCGGCATCGAGCGCCTTGAGCACGCCGATGTGCGCGAAGCCCTTGGCTCCGCCACCGCTCAGCACCAGGGCCGTCGGAGCCGATATACAGGCGCTGCCCGTCGCAGACTGCTGGGCAGCCAACGGTGCAGTCAGGAGAGCAACGAGGAAGGGAGCAGCGCGCCGCAGCATTGCGCGAAACGTAGTCGCGCGCCAGCGGCGCTCAGCAGGGGTGTGGCGTTGCCCCTTGCGCACTACGGCCCTGACTTCCTACTCTCTGCTCTGCGCCAGCGCGAACCCCCAATCGTGCGAACCCACCCGGCACCGCCCGGAGGAGCGATACATGCCGTACATCATTACCGAGGCCTGCATCAGCGTGAAGGACCGGGCCTGTGTCGACGTCTGCCCCGTGGACTGCATCTACGAAGGCGAAGACCAGCTCTACATCCATCCGGACGAGTGCATCGATTGCGGTGCCTGCGAGCCGGAGTGCCCGGTGAGCGCGATCTACCCGGAAGAGGATGTGCCGGCGAACCTTCAGGCCTTCATCGCCAAGAACAAGGAGATCTTCGATTCCGACACCCCGCCGGGGCGGCCGAAGAAGTAGCCTGAAAAGTGAGCGCCCCCGGTTCCGCGTTTCCGCGGTCCCGGGAGCGACTCAGAGGTAGGCAGTCTTCTTGATGGCGGTGGTAGAGGGAGAGGTTCCACCGGGCCCGCCATCTCTCAAGACGAACCAGCCAGGTCCGAGTTTCACACCGGAAAGCCTGGCAGCCGCCTTTACCCCACCCTGACGTTTCACATCGGCAACATCAATTCATCGGGCCCGAAGGCTGCCGCCACTTCCTCCGGAATGGGCACGGCCCGCTGCGTCCTGTCGACGCAGACGAAGAGCGATTCCAGAGTGGCAACCACCACTGAGTCGCGAGTCCGGGTCGCAGTCTGCCGCAGGGTAAACGAAGTGCGCCCCCGCTGGGTCATCTCCAGTCCGAACCGCAACACATCGCCAGGCCAGGTGCCGGTGTGGTACTCCACGGCTGCCTTCCGCACCGCAGGCCAGACACCAGCCTTGGTAAAGAGGTCCATTCCGGCTCCGCGCCGGAGCAGCTCCCAGCGGGCCCGCTCGAACAGGGCGAAGTAGGAGGCCTGGTTGAGGTGCCCGAAGGTGTCGCATTGATCGGGGTAGACGGTCAGCTCGATTGGATGTGGCATGCGGAAAGCTAAGGGATGACAGATGATGGATGGTGGATGATGGATAACAGCCTCGATTGGGGGTGCCCTTCCGCCGGGCCAGTATCCACCATCCATCGTCCACCATCCATCATCCATCATCCGCGTCGAGGTGCTGCCCCCGCTAGGTTTCCGTCATCTACCACGCGGAGGCTTTAGTGGCGCCGACAACCGATTACATCCGACACGCCGCCAAGCTGTCGCGACAGATCTATCTCGACGCCGGCATAGGTGGGGCCGCGAAGGCGCCTGATCCGGAGTTCTACAAGACGCTCGCCAAGGCACTTGAGGACATTGCTCTCGGTCTTGAGCAAGTCGCCAAGCGGCGGGACTGAGTGAGCGTCCGACTCGTCGACCAGCCGGAGAGCTTTCAGGCCCTGATGGCCGAGGTGGCAGGGGCAGAACTCATCGCGCTCGACACCGAGGCCGCGTCGTTCCACCGCTACCACGACCGGATCTATCTGGTTCAGCTTTCGACCCGCGCCACCACGGCCGTGATCGACCCTCTCGGCGTCGGGGATCTCTCACCCATTGGTGCGATCCTCAGCGATCCGTCGATCGAGAAGATCTTTCACGACGCCGACTACGACCTCCGCCTCTTCGACAAGCAGTACGGCTTCCACGCCAGCAACCTCTTCGACTCGCGGATCGCGGCCCAGTTTCTGGGGGAGCCCGGCATCGGCCTGGGGGCCTTGCTCGAGAAATACTTCTCGGTGCAGGCCGACAAGCGCTTCCAGCGCGCCGATTGGTCGGCGCGCCCGTTGACCCCGGCGATGCTTGATTACGCCGCTGGGGATACGGTAAACCTCTGTGAGTTGCGTGACATACTACTCAGCCAACTCAAAGAGAAGGGACGCTGGAGCTGGGTTCAGGAAGAGTTTGTCCTGCTCGAACGGACGCGCTGGACCGGTGCGCCGCATGATGATCCGACCTCGAGCTATTTGCGTCTCAAGGGCGCCAAGGCACTGGACCGCCGATCATTGGCGCTGTTGCGTGAGGTCTATGTCTGGCGGGAGACCACCTCAGCCAAGCAGGATCGAGCCGCCTTCCGGGTCCTCGGCAACGAGGTGCTCTTCCAGTTGGCCGAACATCCGGTCCGGACACTTGAGGCGCTGGGCCGGGTGAAGGGGATCGGTCGAGACACGCTGGACCGCCGCGGTCCGGAAATTCTGGCCGCGATAGAGCGGGGCCTCGCGATCCCCGACGCCGACCTGCCGAGGCTGGAACGCGGCCCCCGGCGAGTTCCCGACCCGGCGTTCGAGGCTCGGCTGGAGGCCCTCAAGCGTGCCCGGAACAGCTTGGCTGATCGTTACCAGCTGCAGCCAGGGGTGCTCTGCCCCAACGGGACCCTTGAGGGGATCGCCGGCACTCAGCCGCAGAACCTGGAAGAGCTCCGTGGTGTTGCAGAAGTGCGGGCCTGGCAGGCCCACGAGTTTGGCGAGACCCTGCTGGCGGCGATGCGGTCGGCTGCTTCGTCCGCCGGAAACACAACGGCAGGCTCGCCCTGATGCACGAACGGAATTACGAGGTGGCAGCGTGGTGACTGGAGAACTGGCGCGGAAGGCCCTGCGCGCCGTGAAGGATCCTGAGCTCGGGCTCAACATCATCGACATCGGTCTGGTGTACGACGTGACCGTGAGCGACGCAGGCGCGGCACACGTCACGATGACGCTCACTTCGCCAGGCTGTCCTGCCGGCGCAGAGATCATGGACGATGTGCGCAAGACGATCACTGATCTCGAAGGGATCACTGCGGTCGAAGTGGAGTTGGTGTGGGAGCCGTACTGGACGCCGGAGAGGATGGATCCGAGAGTGAGGGCTTTCCTCGGGCATTGAGACTCGTAGCGCGGTGCATGCGAGTGCGCCGCTAGCGCCGCACCTACTTGCACCCCCCCAAGGCGCGCCTCGCGGCGTCGGAGACGCGGGCGCGGATCAGGCGAATCTGCTCGAACGACGCCGCCGGATTGCGCGGCGCGTAGCTCCGATTGGTGAGCAGGATCACGAAGAGATCGGCCGCCGGATCAATCCAGAGCGCCGTGCCGGTCCAGCCGGTATGCCCGACCGTCCCACTGGTCGCGCAACGACCATAGAGTGACGGACCGCCATCATTCGCTTCGCGCGGCGTATCCCAGCCCAGCGCTCGAGACCCGCCGTTGGGAGAGCGGGTGAGAAATTCCTCGCGGACAATCGGATGCAACCACGCGAGTCGCGTCTGAGTGGAATCGGTGAGCCATCCCTGAGCGAAGCGCGCGAGGTCGAGGCCGGTCGAGAAGATTCCCGCATGACCCGCAATGCCATCGAAGGCCCTCGCGTTTTCGTCGTTGACGATCCCACGCTTGCTCTGCTCCTCGCTCTTTCGTGTCGGCACCGCACGGGTGCGGTCGGCCGCCTCCGGCTGATACATCGTCATCCCCATCCCCAGGGGCGCGAACACCGCATCGCGCGCGAAGGCGTCAAGTGATGTCCCCGACACCTTCGACACCACCAGTCCGACGAGCAACGCATTGAGATCGCTGTACTCGGCGTGCAGCCCTGGCGCGCGCACCAGCGGGATGGAGTAGAGCGCCGCGCGTGCTTCGTCGGGTGTGCGCGACATTCGCCAGATCGGCGCCCACGCGGGGAGTCCACTGGTGTGATTCAGAAGCATTCGCACCGTGACACTGTCCTTGGCACCACCCGAGAACTCGGGGAGATAGCGGCTCACCGGCGCATCCAGTTGCAGGCGGCCCTGATCGACGAGCACAGCGGCAGCGCTCGCGGTGCCAACAACCTTGCTCAGTGACGCCAGGTCCCAGAGGGTAGTGGCGGGATCGGGCTTCCTGTCGATCGTTCGCCAGGTGATGCGGCCGTAGCCCTTGGCGTAGAGGATGCTGTCACCGCGACCGACGACGACGACCGCACCGGGGTACGTCCCCTGCCGAATGCCGTCGAGAATGGCGAGATCGATCTCAGCGAATTTCCGCCCACGCGTCGCGCGCTGGGCGGAGAGTGGTGCAACACCAATGCAGAGTGCGAGCGCCAGCAGGAAGGTCGAACGTGCGCTCACTGGACGTGAAGCGATCCCGGCGGCACGGCGTAGAGCAGCAGCAGCGTGGCCTGGTCGCGGCGCGACGGACCGTTGACCGGCGACGTCGAAAACATCAGGTCATCGTCACTGCCGGAATGCGGCAGGCCGAGTGCGTGGCCGAACTCGTGCGCTGCAACGCGACGACGCAGCGCCGACGGGAGCACCGCTGTCCCCGGACGCTGACCAATCGAGAGGGTGATCGTCGCGTGTTCGATCGCGCCACCAGGATTCCAGCTGACCTTGGTGCTGCCGAGTTCGGTGCTGTCCTGAAGTGAAGGAAGCCACTCGACGCGAATGTCGGCCGATGTCGAGTCGCGAGTCTCGTTGAGCACGAGCCCCGCTTCGTTCCCTGTCCAGGTGCGCATGCCGGCGCGAGCATCGTCGAGCGCGCCATCCGAGAAACCTGCGACCGTGGTATCGACAGCGAAGTACACCGTGAAACTGCGTTCGGTGCGATCAGCCCAGCGTGTGAGCACCGAATCGGTTTCGGCGAGCAGCGAGTCGAGGTAGACACGATTCCCTTCGCGCTCGAGCCGGCGACGGATTGTCAGGCGGGCCATCATGTCGATCGTCGGTGCACCTGCGGGCTCCGCGTCGACGCCGGGGAGGAGGCCGGCCGGCTGGTGGCTCGCGGCGGTGGTGCTGGTGCTGGAATCGGTGGTGCTCTGCACCGACGACATCACCGCCACACCGGCTTGGCGCGAACGGAGCTTGCTCACCCCGATCAGGGCGACGAGAACCACGAGGATGCCGATCAGGATGCGCTGGGCCATGACAAGGAATATCGGCTGAACCACCTCCGATTGGCGAGGGTGCGCTAGCGTCGGCGGGAGGGGGGTCCTACCATTGTGCCGTGTTTGAATCCCTGGGAAGGGCCATCGTCCGATGGCGATGGGTAGTTCTCGCCGTCTGGGCGACGATAGGTATCCTTGCGGCCTATCGGGCCGGGGACACGGTCGGACGGCTGGAATTGCGCGGTGGTGCG of Gemmatimonadota bacterium contains these proteins:
- a CDS encoding helix-turn-helix domain-containing protein, with product MTSIANYRAPEASQGSAPVGHRGPRGSILLHLKRTGQATAGELGQALGCSLNAVRHHLKELEVEGVVVFDREQRAVGAPAHAFRLTPQGHALFPDRYERAVADLLDHVVKSEGRDAAVRFLENQYRALAVRLEVETRDVPPAMRGEVIARALDAEGYMATWAEAAEGGLLTEHNCPHRLIAERFPEVCAAEERFLAQVFGVPVERRSRIAGGCGTCSYRVATGGAAVEEEG
- a CDS encoding patatin-like phospholipase family protein, with product MLRRAAPFLVALLTAPLAAQQSATGSACISAPTALVLSGGGAKGFAHIGVLKALDAAGIRPDLVIGTSMGAVIGALYSSGLSGSTIDSLARASTFTNLFKTTAALGPRAWGPLLPLVVWESGEGGFALRSAALRQGDVNDLLNVTMLRGNLLARDDFDRLPIPLRIVATDLRDRSAVVLKGGDLAQAVRASIAIPLVFAPVRVGQRMLVDGGLSANIPVAAARASGAHRVVVSDVTEHPIDSLNLASPLVVADRLLNWLFRQPADSLVQGDLMLRTPVEGFGSLDFAPATIDSLIGLGERAARSGIANWSCRPLAPVTVPTRAVALPHRMTAVAVATADDEGTRLVERALDLAPGRPVDLVNLRKRMQDLADRDVFREIWLSPSGSGDSVTFRPVLVRQPRRVGGLGLAYDTELGGRVWGGLLDRRIPLVHAEGSAVVTLGRFRRDGELTVRRPTMLGLPSYSPVGILHASSEELRRFSATGLELAAADYRDVVATGGLERNIGKSIHLFLGGEWRTWDATNLLTDVATTASSYGPRVTAEKFGASRDRVARVTVAWTTQYSLAALEMNIGAVFAGIRLEQRIRLGVGEKLPPGIAFPLGGDEGFPGLHLGERRGDREAFTSVALSHRLIGPLRVRVIGAYGRTAFGKLPNTLVGSQLLQPIVVGDLFGRGGWIWGGRVGVGSDTPLGPVRVEYGWNDAGREALYLRVGRWF
- a CDS encoding ferredoxin family protein, yielding MPYIITEACISVKDRACVDVCPVDCIYEGEDQLYIHPDECIDCGACEPECPVSAIYPEEDVPANLQAFIAKNKEIFDSDTPPGRPKK
- a CDS encoding thioesterase family protein, which translates into the protein MPHPIELTVYPDQCDTFGHLNQASYFALFERARWELLRRGAGMDLFTKAGVWPAVRKAAVEYHTGTWPGDVLRFGLEMTQRGRTSFTLRQTATRTRDSVVVATLESLFVCVDRTQRAVPIPEEVAAAFGPDELMLPM
- a CDS encoding ribonuclease D, whose product is MSVRLVDQPESFQALMAEVAGAELIALDTEAASFHRYHDRIYLVQLSTRATTAVIDPLGVGDLSPIGAILSDPSIEKIFHDADYDLRLFDKQYGFHASNLFDSRIAAQFLGEPGIGLGALLEKYFSVQADKRFQRADWSARPLTPAMLDYAAGDTVNLCELRDILLSQLKEKGRWSWVQEEFVLLERTRWTGAPHDDPTSSYLRLKGAKALDRRSLALLREVYVWRETTSAKQDRAAFRVLGNEVLFQLAEHPVRTLEALGRVKGIGRDTLDRRGPEILAAIERGLAIPDADLPRLERGPRRVPDPAFEARLEALKRARNSLADRYQLQPGVLCPNGTLEGIAGTQPQNLEELRGVAEVRAWQAHEFGETLLAAMRSAASSAGNTTAGSP
- a CDS encoding metal-sulfur cluster assembly factor is translated as MTGELARKALRAVKDPELGLNIIDIGLVYDVTVSDAGAAHVTMTLTSPGCPAGAEIMDDVRKTITDLEGITAVEVELVWEPYWTPERMDPRVRAFLGH
- a CDS encoding serine hydrolase domain-containing protein, with the translated sequence MSARSTFLLALALCIGVAPLSAQRATRGRKFAEIDLAILDGIRQGTYPGAVVVVGRGDSILYAKGYGRITWRTIDRKPDPATTLWDLASLSKVVGTASAAAVLVDQGRLQLDAPVSRYLPEFSGGAKDSVTVRMLLNHTSGLPAWAPIWRMSRTPDEARAALYSIPLVRAPGLHAEYSDLNALLVGLVVSKVSGTSLDAFARDAVFAPLGMGMTMYQPEAADRTRAVPTRKSEEQSKRGIVNDENARAFDGIAGHAGIFSTGLDLARFAQGWLTDSTQTRLAWLHPIVREEFLTRSPNGGSRALGWDTPREANDGGPSLYGRCATSGTVGHTGWTGTALWIDPAADLFVILLTNRSYAPRNPAASFEQIRLIRARVSDAARRALGGCK
- a CDS encoding matrixin family metalloprotease — translated: MAQRILIGILVVLVALIGVSKLRSRQAGVAVMSSVQSTTDSSTSTTAASHQPAGLLPGVDAEPAGAPTIDMMARLTIRRRLEREGNRVYLDSLLAETDSVLTRWADRTERSFTVYFAVDTTVAGFSDGALDDARAGMRTWTGNEAGLVLNETRDSTSADIRVEWLPSLQDSTELGSTKVSWNPGGAIEHATITLSIGQRPGTAVLPSALRRRVAAHEFGHALGLPHSGSDDDLMFSTSPVNGPSRRDQATLLLLYAVPPGSLHVQ